TAGGAGGTCCTATTCACTAGACCATTTGGTCCCCTAGGTGCaaaggggactaaccttgtaagTAGTAGGGTGATAACCCCTTTGTTTATGATTCTACAAAACATAAATACTACTACAAGTTCACATCTATAGTGAATCTCAATGTCAAAGACATATATTTGGATAATTGAGTCTAATGTCAACTTTTTGGGtgaaaatatattgtttattctattttatacaTGCTTAgtttataattgatataatttaaatattttaggatAATTCTTTTGCACACAAGCTTAccctattattattttatgtttcttatgctttttgtgttttgtttgtttcttttgctaTGATTAGTTCACGGTGTGAGCATATGAGGAGTTAGGTGTTGACATGCCACTAGTATAAGGTAGAGATTTTTCTAAGTAGTTTTATAGTCTCCTAATAGTTGTTTtctatgagtttttttttaagaaaaactcATATCCACCATAGTtggtttgtatatattttttattattatagtttttttttctaggaTAAGTGTattaatacattatatattaGGTCTATTTGATTTGggtttattgattttataattttttatatagtatttttataatattaaatgtgATATTACATTAAATCTTTGAATATTTGTATAGATTAATggtaaaaaacaaaatgaagtaCATCCTacacaataatataaataattttacaaaaaatttaaaactaaactaaaataagTGGAGAAAAATTATGCTTTAACATTTGGAAAATACTTTTATACCATCGTACAATTACAAAACAAGTTGTCATTTATCTCATAAGTAATTTGGGACAAAAGCATCATTTTGCtgcatttgttttttaattatcaaaataaggATAGATTTCAAAAATACTACATAAATAGTGTCAATATGATACAATTTTCTTatgaaaaatcatataaaaatgaCAAGActttaatttaaagtatttttaaagttaaaagtCGTGCTAAATTAACATAACTTTAGTTTAAAATACACTAAACCGAAATTATGCCTATTTAGCACGTTTTCTatcaaaactaaactaaatgCACTATATTGAAATCATGCcaatttgataacattttaactttaagaatatttaaactaaaattatgcCATCTTGACACAACTTCACAACAAAATTGTCAACTTAATTCGActtatccatttttttttcgaAATCTTTAGGTAATTCTGAAAAAGAATTGCAccattttgtgtttttggcaTACAATCTTAgcaaaatgatattttagagttacttttgaatatttaaacATACGACTTATTTTATGCAATTGATTAAACATATAAACGACTATTAAAGtatcttttttttcataactaTTCCACACACGGAGCACAgtttttttaaacaactttttagCTACTTTGCTGATAAAAGAAGACACAGTTTTCCTTGACTTGTTAACAAACGAATCcaagaaaactataaaattgAGAACGTTGCTTGGAACACTAACAGCTAAACCACATATTTTCTGGATCCTTATTTGGCTAGAAGAAGCTAGAAGAAGCAGCAGAAGCAGGAACATTGAAATATAAGCTTGAAGAAGACATTCACGCTGGTTCCATTCTTGTTGTGTCTGACAAGGGCATGGCAAGAACATAACCAGATTCTGAGCCACTGATTTTATCTAGGAGAACCTTAGCTAGATCACCAGCTATGTAAGAGACTCCACAGGTTGCAAGTGCCAAGCTAACATAATGCAGCACTGTTTTGATATAGGATTTGGGTGGTGTGCTGGTGTAAGCTTTTCCCATAGCAAGAAGAATGATGCACACAACAGAAGAGGCTGCCACAGCTGCAATATTATATTCATCATAGTAGTGCTTAGAAATTAAGAGGCTGTAGACAACAAGTGGGACAGAAccaaaaattatgaatgatAACACAGCTAGAAAAGCATGAACTGTGAAGTTTTCTCTACGGCCAAGTAGTTCTTCATATCGATCTTGTGATGGATTCCCTCCAGAATGACCATTTTTCAAATCAGTGAGctggaaaaggagaaaaaggagTTATGACATTAACATCATGCAGTCATGCACTGTGATCTAAACAATACTACCAGAATACATcgaatatataaaagaaagaagtgaGCTTTAACCATAATAGAACTGTAAATAAGCAACAAATGGAAGGCAACTCACATTATGGCCAATGACAGAAAGTCCACCGATGAGATTCGCCAACCCCAATGCTATAATATTCACTACAATactcataaaagaaaaatatttacacattgttactcaattttaaaatgtaacatAAAAATTCTTGCAATTTAGATCACCACTCATAAAACATGGAATACAGCACagttttttcttgtttgtttctATGTTAAATTATACTTTAAGAACCGAATAAGTTTAGGGATTAATTTTCATAGTGTCAATGTAAGAAAATTTACAGTATCAACTTCCAGATATTATGATTACCATAACATTTAAGATGGCTATGTCGGTGCAGAAAGTTCAGATTACCATACATGATAGACTATGATAATAAGATGTCAGTGTAAAAATCAGTGACACCATAAAACCCTCCCCCAGTGAGAGATAGATGGAAGCACTTACATGGAGCAGAACCAGAAGAAGCAGCAGATGACACAACCCCAAGACTAGTGATTGATTCAACTAAACCACCGTACACAATGCTTTTAAGTATTCCCCACTCTTGGTGCTCACCAATTTCAGCCCTTGGTTGTTCCGCAATATAGATTTCAGTATGTGTTTCTCCTTCAGTTGGAACGTAAGCTGCCTGGGATGTAGCGGTTTCAAATGCTTCTGCCTCAACAAAAACCTCACATTACTACATCATAATCATACTTACGGTTattacacacacaaaaaatattaacactGCTTACAGAACAACTAAGGGGATCAGAATTATtgttaattgattattaatttGAGTTCTTTTGTCTTCATACCATTCTTTTCGTTTGCAACAAAAGGTTTTATTTCGTCTTCAATACCCGTTTCAACTTTCTTCAAATCTTCAATTGATGGAATCGAGCCATTTACTATGAAATTTTGTTTGTCTCTAGCTACATCATTTGCAACTACTTCACTGTCAAATGATTGTTCTGGTGATTGTGCTTCTTTCATCAAAGAAGAATAACTATTCTGAGCTATTTTCAATGGATTATCAATTCTAGAATCTTCAACTGAAGTGGGATCTGCTATAGAATCTTCACTAGAAGCATCACCTACACCAAGATGTCAAAAAAACAGGATTTTcaattgaaagaagaaagatctcattattaaaaaattgtcagATCAGATATACGGGAGAAAAGGGTAAAGTTGACCACAGGGAATGTATAGAAATAGGAAATTGCAGGTTTTATTAGAAAATGACAACTATAATAAAGAATACCTTGGCGGGTCTTATGTTTGTGAAAGCATCACTGTGAAAATGACTGCAATAGTAGtaattgtttgttatttattattaattacctTGAGCACTAGCTATTCTTCTCTTGATTGAAGTAAACAGAGTGAAGAACCAATTTGAATTG
This Vigna angularis cultivar LongXiaoDou No.4 chromosome 4, ASM1680809v1, whole genome shotgun sequence DNA region includes the following protein-coding sequences:
- the LOC108329968 gene encoding membrane protein of ER body-like protein isoform X2 is translated as MEQLYCAVREDEEGEEQQQQLQDGAALKGRQSLQQGKDGDNIDGAMSALSSNGVNNMEIVDEKVPSSVAELPSPNLTEEIDQQLKEYDVEAVLAKQGTHDLFCPNCKSCITKRVILRKRKRTTPIPNIDTKAKRDKSAIEVVDSSVDEGNQGDHAIATPDDVARVEPPADNFEPEREPEVFRYLSCFSFFIPIGNGFKLFPSFGGKPEASQKLPVVPASNVENPSVVAASNSNWFFTLFTSIKRRIASAQGDASSEDSIADPTSVEDSRIDNPLKIAQNSYSSLMKEAQSPEQSFDSEVVANDVARDKQNFIVNGSIPSIEDLKKVETGIEDEIKPFVANEKNEAFETATSQAAYVPTEGETHTEIYIAEQPRAEIGEHQEWGILKSIVYGGLVESITSLGVVSSAASSGSAPLNIIALGLANLIGGLSVIGHNLTDLKNGHSGGNPSQDRYEELLGRRENFTVHAFLAVLSFIIFGSVPLVVYSLLISKHYYDEYNIAAVAASSVVCIILLAMGKAYTSTPPKSYIKTVLHYVSLALATCGVSYIAGDLAKVLLDKISGSESGYVLAMPLSDTTRMEPA
- the LOC108329968 gene encoding membrane protein of ER body-like protein isoform X1; protein product: MEQLYCAVREDEEGEEQQQQLQDGAALKGRQSLQQGKDGMWKCHHCSWTKQFDSPWNLRRGNLNGYSDLLMNVKTMIQHGQCIVCETKGDNIDGAMSALSSNGVNNMEIVDEKVPSSVAELPSPNLTEEIDQQLKEYDVEAVLAKQGTHDLFCPNCKSCITKRVILRKRKRTTPIPNIDTKAKRDKSAIEVVDSSVDEGNQGDHAIATPDDVARVEPPADNFEPEREPEVFRYLSCFSFFIPIGNGFKLFPSFGGKPEASQKLPVVPASNVENPSVVAASNSNWFFTLFTSIKRRIASAQGDASSEDSIADPTSVEDSRIDNPLKIAQNSYSSLMKEAQSPEQSFDSEVVANDVARDKQNFIVNGSIPSIEDLKKVETGIEDEIKPFVANEKNEAFETATSQAAYVPTEGETHTEIYIAEQPRAEIGEHQEWGILKSIVYGGLVESITSLGVVSSAASSGSAPLNIIALGLANLIGGLSVIGHNLTDLKNGHSGGNPSQDRYEELLGRRENFTVHAFLAVLSFIIFGSVPLVVYSLLISKHYYDEYNIAAVAASSVVCIILLAMGKAYTSTPPKSYIKTVLHYVSLALATCGVSYIAGDLAKVLLDKISGSESGYVLAMPLSDTTRMEPA
- the LOC108329968 gene encoding membrane protein of ER body 2 isoform X3; protein product: MSALSSNGVNNMEIVDEKVPSSVAELPSPNLTEEIDQQLKEYDVEAVLAKQGTHDLFCPNCKSCITKRVILRKRKRTTPIPNIDTKAKRDKSAIEVVDSSVDEGNQGDHAIATPDDVARVEPPADNFEPEREPEVFRYLSCFSFFIPIGNGFKLFPSFGGKPEASQKLPVVPASNVENPSVVAASNSNWFFTLFTSIKRRIASAQGDASSEDSIADPTSVEDSRIDNPLKIAQNSYSSLMKEAQSPEQSFDSEVVANDVARDKQNFIVNGSIPSIEDLKKVETGIEDEIKPFVANEKNEAFETATSQAAYVPTEGETHTEIYIAEQPRAEIGEHQEWGILKSIVYGGLVESITSLGVVSSAASSGSAPLNIIALGLANLIGGLSVIGHNLTDLKNGHSGGNPSQDRYEELLGRRENFTVHAFLAVLSFIIFGSVPLVVYSLLISKHYYDEYNIAAVAASSVVCIILLAMGKAYTSTPPKSYIKTVLHYVSLALATCGVSYIAGDLAKVLLDKISGSESGYVLAMPLSDTTRMEPA